One region of Chanodichthys erythropterus isolate Z2021 chromosome 19, ASM2448905v1, whole genome shotgun sequence genomic DNA includes:
- the rbp4 gene encoding retinol-binding protein 4 — protein sequence MLRFCIALCVLATCWAQDCLVSNITVKQEFDRMRYQGTWYAVAKKDPVGLFLLDNIVAHYKVEEDGTMTAIAFGRVIILNNWEMCANMFGTFEDTEDPAKFKLKYWGAASYLQTGYDDHWVIDTDYDNYAIHYSCRELDENGTCLDGYSFIFSRHPEGLRPEDQKIVTEKKQEICFLGKYRRVAHTGFCDAA from the exons ATGCTCAGGTTCTGCATAGCTCTCTGCGTCCTGGCCACGTGCTGGGCACAGGACTGTCTGGTGAGCAACATCACCGTCAAACAGGAATTTGACAGGATGAGG TATCAAGGAACATGGTATGCCGTGGCCAAGAAAGACCCCGTTGGTCTTTTCCTTCTTGATAACATTGTTGCCCATTACAAAGTGGAGGAAGATGGAACCATGACAGCCATCGCTTTTGGCAGGGTCATCATTCTCAA CAACTGGGAGATGTGCGCCAACATGTTTGGCACGTTTGAAGATACCGAAGACCCCGCCAAGTTCAAGTTGAAATACTGGGGAGCTGCTTCATATCTCCAGACTGGAT ATGATGACCACTGGGTCATTGACACCGACTATGATAACTACGCCATCCACTACTCCTGCAGAGAGCTTGATGAGAACGGAACCTGCTTGGACGGTTATTCCTTCATATTCTCCAGACACCCTGAAGGCCTCAGGCCTGAAGACCAGAAGATTGTGACAGAGAAGAAACAGGAGATCTGCTTCCTGGGCAAATACAGACGTGTCGCACACACTG GTTTCTGTGACGCTGCCTAA